Within Salarias fasciatus chromosome 15, fSalaFa1.1, whole genome shotgun sequence, the genomic segment ATGCCCCAGATGAATGTCAGTCACGGGGAATTGGTTCGTTAACGCTTGTCAGCATGCAGTAAGGAAACGGAATCCGACATACAGTCCCTGCGAGCGACGGAACGCACTAATGAGACTGGTGCGTAAAAAAGCGCAAATGTGCGGTCCCTGTGCGTCCCGATCCAGCGGACCCGGCCTATCCTTCCCTCCAGGAGCGGGATGCAGAAGTGCTCACACATTAGATCAAGCAGCCCGAATAGGCTTtcaagaataaaataaaaacaaagccacaTTATGAAGCCACACAGCCTTTTATTATCTTGACCGCTGCTGTGCCATCTCCCTGAAACGCATAAAGCCAGCAGGTATCACAGGACAAAGGGATTAACAAACCAACAGCGGAGACAGAGATATTAAATTCAGGATGTGGGCTTCACTGAAATTACTGTCATTATATCCTAACATAATTGCAAAGACGGTGCATTTCAGTGTCTAAAACAATAGATCAGTTCTGCTGGATCCAGATTCTGAACCGGATCCACACAGTCAAGTCAACTTCAAACGATCCTAAACGCTACATTTGAGCCATGCACCTTCAGAATTAACAAAGCCTCTATTCAGGATTTGTCTCCAGAAGTTAATTAAAGCTGCGAGGACGAAGAGCGCACCAGACTTTGcgctttttcttctctccactcACCTCACAGTCGTACAACTCGCTGAGCTGCTCGATGATCCATTCCTCCAGGACGAGTCTTTTCCGCAGCTCTTTCCTGTCGTACTTGACCGTCACCTTGCCCTGCTTCTTCTGGACCGGGTCGTCCCCCGTGATGGGGCCGGACGCGACGCAGCCCACCCCGGGCGCAGCCTGGAAGAAGACGCGGCTCCCGGCCGCGGGCAGCGGGGCGCTGGTCTCGGTGCTGGCGGCCGACATGGcgtgatgatgaggaggaggaggaggaagaagaagaggctttCCTGTGGACCTGGATGCGTGAGTGATGGGGGCGACCACGGTGCGGGGCTGAGGCGTGTGCGGCACGGCGGGACCGGAGAGTGGCGAGCAGCTTTTTAACAGCTGCTATTTAAAGCGCAGCGCCGGAGAAGGAGGAGCcagctgggaaaaaaataataaataaaactgtctCCTCCTGAAATTAAAACCAATAATCAACAAGATTGATCTATGGAACATGACACTGTAAACATGATGatatgattaaaagaaaaaaatacatatatgtaGAAATTAGTAACCAGAGTTGCTGATTTAGCAGTTTCATTTAactctaaatgaaaaaaaaaacttgtttaagAAAATTTCATGAATGTTTtataaaatgtgtgatttttttttttaatcttattttttaaattgcGCAGGCAAATTGATTAAATTGTGCTTCCCTTCACCAGTGCTCAAAAAGAGGAGCAGGTCTTGCTTTTCTATCTGTCCTCTCCTGCCACCTTGTGCAGGctttcatccattcacccaAAATGTGTCTGAGGGTGAAGGTAGATCAAGTTAAGCCATTTAAATTGTGTTCAAGTatggttttcttttcatctgcCAAATCCCACATATTTTATTCAGCAATAACTTCACACTTTGTAGAGCTCTGCTGCTTTCATAAATctgtaaaaaaatcaaaaacacttCTCTTTCTGGACCACAGAAGTAATTTATTATTTCTAAAGCACTACAAATTCATTGTGTAACTTTATCCAAATCAACAAAAGGCAAAGGAAGAAGCAAAATGTATTAAAGACATGTAGGCATACAGTGTTTTGATATTACAATGCAGAGAAACATCTTATTTTGCATCTGAAATTTGGTCAATAAATgccattttttaaattcaacatGTCAGAAAATCTTTAAAGAGAAAAAGTCCTCTCTCTTCTTGAGTCAACGCCCCCTGACACCACCTCCCACTTTTCTGCCTGGAGCAAATTCCAACTCTGCTGACTGGGTTAGTGGAGGGGAAAGAAAGCTGGAACTTTAGGACAGGACTTtgtttgactgactgactgaagccTTTCAGCGTATGTTTGATTCTTCAGTTCGTAGTGGTTTACTGTCTGTTACAGATAAAACAATGTATTTACTCAGTGTCAGGATTATCTTGTTGAAGCTGTTTGCACCCAGGTTTTATGACCTGTGCACATTGAGCTGAGTCTTTATGGGTCTTTACTGTACGTTGAGCTGTGTCCTCTCTACAGATCATGGCTGTGCTCTCTGTCCTCACCCCGGCTCTGGTGGCGGTCCTGTGCCTGGTGGTGGGCTTCATGCTGCTGAGACCATGGGAGAGGAAGACCACAGGTGCATCGGAGGGGAAGGTGTCCAACACAGAGTCAAGGCCATGGGTGGACCAGGACTTACAAGACAGTTCAGAAATCTCAGCAAAAGAAACAGGTACTTTTAATTCACATTACCTGcattttttgttaaaaacatcCAAAGAAATGGCTGAAGTTGGCTCCTCAGTGTGTGCTCTCACTTGTAGACTGCAGGTTTTTGACCTGTGCACTAATCTAAATCCTCCTGAAGTTCCTTCTTTACTTCTTCAAAATTGATTTATgacacaaaacattaaaactatTTAAAGAAGGCTTCCAATTGTTTGGACGTATTTCAAATAAGTTTAGAAACTTTAATTACAAAgcaggctttaaaaaaaaaagttaatgcaAGACAGAGTTCAAGAAGAACAGCCATCACATTTTGAACTGAGGCAATCACACCGGAGAGCATGTCTGCATCTGCGGAACATTCACAGAGACTGCATGAATGTGGATTctgaaacaactttttcaacaacTGTAAAGTTGGAGCCGATGTTTTAGATCAAATGGGGGGACAGTAAACAACAAGAGCTGGCGTTCATGGATGGTCAGCGGCCTGTTCATCCATCAGCGCCGCTGCACAAAGGAGGAGTGTGTGTAGTGAAAATtcactgcaggaaaaacaaaacactccaCTGCTGCATCAAGTGTTGTAGAACAGTGTGTAGAGTTCTGTGCCtgttccccctttttttttttttgacaaaaagcaacctttcttgagaaaaataaataaaacaagaagctttttcaaacttcagtttttcaaaaaatcaaatattaaCTATTCAGCAGGCAGGAGTGAGAGACCTGCGGTTTTTGTGTCGACTGTGTTCAAACTCTGAGTTCTGCCATACTGCTGTTTTCTGGGAGCTGGTATTGTGCTGGACTGGACTGAATTGAAGCTGATGccaaaaagagtgaaaacaactcctttcttttttttttaagactctgTAGGAACAAAATTATTTTGATTCAGGTGACCTGAAAAGTTGGAATAAGCTTATCAGTAATGACACTTCATGGAAGTGGTATTGTTACATTATAagtagttttaaaaaaaatctttatctTTGATGTAAACATGGTGCTGTTGACAAAGAGAACCGGAAGCCTGCTATCTCAATGTTgcaacaagtcctccaactcaaaTAGCTTGCAAATTTACACAATTAATGCAGCATGCTGCACCGCGCATGTCTCATTCAGTAACAAAGACATTCCAGTGTTGTTGCAGGACTTgcagatttcctttttttttttcattgtcatgcacagatggagaaaacagttttaaagaagtataaaacagatgaagaagtAGTAGTTAGAagaatgagaagaagaagaataatttGCCCCCATCATTCCCCGGTCCCtgatatctttttttaatcttttcagaGGGTGACGACTGGGCGGACAGCTGTGAAGAGGAGGATGTTGCACATGTCCCCTATTCGCCTGAGCGTTACTCTGAGGAGACGATGCTGAAGAAATCCAAAGATTTTTACTCCCTGATGAACCAGCGGCGGTCCGTGCGTTTCATCAGCCCAGAGCCAGTCCCACGAGAAGTCATCGATCAAGTCATTCACACTGCGGGTTTGTGAATCACTTCAACTTCATGATGCTAACTGGACATTAAGAAACATGAGTCATACTTTGGAAATCTTCTTTTCCTCATAGGAGTCCAataatttttgatttttcaaatCTTGGCAGGTACAGGCCCCAGCGGAGCCCACACAGAGCCCTGGACCTTCGTCGTGGTCTCGGATCCCGAAGTGAAGCACCAGATCAGGTTGACAgttgaggaagaagaggagatgaACTACCGCCAGAGGATGGGAGATAAGTGGGTCCAGGACTTGAGCAAATTTAGGTGAACATCCACTTCATGCCAAACTCAGATTTGTATCCACTTAACACACAATCTTTGCATCTTTCTCACAAGTTCATTCTTGTTGTAGGACAAACTGGATGAAGGAATATTTGGATGTTGCTCCATatctcatcctcatcttcaaaCAGACTTATGGTATTCTGCCAAATTCCAAGAAAAAGACACACTACTACAATGAAATTAGTGTCTCTATATCCTGTGGGATCCTGCTGGCTGCtttacaggtaaaaaaaaaaaaaatcacctggccctttgaaaaataaatttcaATTCATGCATTAAGTCTCAGTCACTCAATTGATTTCTCTAAAACTGCCcatcggtgtgaatgtgactgagaTTACAGCAGTATAGAAAACAGGTGTATGG encodes:
- the ppp1r14c gene encoding protein phosphatase 1 regulatory subunit 14C, with translation MSAASTETSAPLPAAGSRVFFQAAPGVGCVASGPITGDDPVQKKQGKVTVKYDRKELRKRLVLEEWIIEQLSELYDCEEEEMPEVEIDIDDLLEVNSDDERAIKLQESLIDCYKPTEDFVRELLGRIRGMRKLSAPTKKGL
- the iyd gene encoding iodotyrosine deiodinase, whose product is MAVLSVLTPALVAVLCLVVGFMLLRPWERKTTGASEGKVSNTESRPWVDQDLQDSSEISAKETEGDDWADSCEEEDVAHVPYSPERYSEETMLKKSKDFYSLMNQRRSVRFISPEPVPREVIDQVIHTAGTGPSGAHTEPWTFVVVSDPEVKHQIRLTVEEEEEMNYRQRMGDKWVQDLSKFRTNWMKEYLDVAPYLILIFKQTYGILPNSKKKTHYYNEISVSISCGILLAALQNVGLVTVTSTPLNCGPRLRLLLKRPVNEKLLMLLPVGYPASDATVPDLKRKALQDIVVHI